CTTTGTAAAAAGACCGGCAAAATCACTCGAGAACCAATCTATAAACTTTTTCTCGGCATCTGAATAAGCAGTTTTTGTCATCAAAATAACTGTAAACTCATCAGTAAGCTTAGAATGTCTGATAATCAGCCCACGAAGGAATCCATTATGTGTGCGGACATTGTATGCATTCAATCCGTAATCACGTGAATATAACCTGACAGCATTTAATATTTCATTAGCGTAAGGTTGCTGGATTTCGCAAGATTTTATATCAATTATCTTATCAAATCTACCCGGAAGGTGCATACCGAATGCAAAATCTTTATCGGTAATTGGAAGTCCTGAATTAATTTCATCTTCAGAAAGCCATCTGGAAGCACCAAAAGAGAATTCCATCTTATTTCTGTAGGAAAAGTCTTTCTCAGCTCCGACAATTGGCAAATATTCACCGACATCTACACCACCAATTCTTTGGAATAAATCAATCACATTTTGAGATTTAATCTCAAGCTGCTTATCGTAACTGACATTCTGCCATGAACAGCCACCGCACATACCAAAGTGTTTGCATTGTGGCGAAATTCTATGGGGTGATTCTTCTAAAATCTTCTCAACTTTCGCTTCGTTAAATCTTCTTCTGTTTTTTTGTATTACAGCAAGTACTTTATCTCCAGGGACAGTATATTTTGTAAATACTACTTTTTCATTATATTTTGAAATGCATACCCCTTCAAATCCTGCTGATTCAATATCCAGCTCAACGGAAGGAGAATTATAAAATTTACTCATTTTTTAATCTTTAATAACCTTAAGACAAACTTTTAACAACTGCATTAAAAATGGAGTCAACGCTCAAATGATCCATGCAGAAATAATCATCATTTTTACATTTTGGACTGAAAAAACATTTGCATGGTACTGCTGGCTGAACAATTTCACCGCGACCGTAGAGTTCGAATTCTGACGGATTAAAAATATTATTCATCAGAATGAGTGGCTTTTTAAGTCCAACAGCAATATGCATACCCATAGTTACAGCAGATACAACAGCATCGCATTTATTCATAAGCGAAATAAACACACTTAATGAGAAATAACCAAGATAAGAAGCTCCGGTTTTTTCAGCAAAGTACTTATTCTTATCGTCTTCCTGAGAACCGCCCAATAAAAGCGGGAAATACCCTTCAGCCTGAAGCCTTTCAATAAGCTCAATCCAATTATCATCTGACCATAATCTTGAAATCCAGCGGGCACCACAACCGGTATTTAATCCAACAACTTTCTTCCCGTTATTATAAAATTCCCAATTGATTGAATTGTCGCAATCGAGAATGTATTCTTCACCTTCAAATTGCCAACCGCAAATATTGAATATTTCTTGTAAATATGACAATTTGTTCGCCTGATTGACATCATCAAAGAGTCCTGTTATGAATTTATCATCAGCCAATTTGTTTACAGGTGCCGGAACACCGTTATGTATAGTAAAACCGTATTTTGTCTGAGCTGTTACTGCCTTAAGTATTGCACCAGCCTGCAAATCCTTATCAAGATTAATTGCAATATCGAACTCTGTTGATTTCAATATTTCAATATTTTCTGCATTATAACTGAACACCGAATCAACAACTGAAGGCACAATATCAGGGGAATAAGTAAGCCACCAAATTTTTTTGTCAGGATATTCTTTTTTTATTTTATGAATCAAAGGCGTTGTTCGAATTACATCACCAATAGCGCCGAGCTTTATTATTAAAATAATACCGTCGGTTGGGGTGTAATCATCGCAATTGTAACAATGCTTGCCAAACTGTTTATGAGGTTTACAAGGTACAGTGCCAACAAAATGTCTGCAATCGGACTTGTATAATTTCAAAGTTTCATCCATTATAAACTGAGATTTCCTTTTCTACGAAATAATCATAAATTATATTGAATTAAAATAAATACCTGAAGAACAGAAAGCATATTTTCTTCAGATTCGAATATTGGCAGCGGGGTGAGAAGTTCGCCTCTTTCGTTATCTCTTCCGATCAGATTCATAATACCAATATTTACACCGGCATTAACGAAAAATTTATCACGAAGTTTACCTTCAACACCTAATTTTACATTTCCGCCAAATCTCAACGCATTATCTTTAACAGGGAATTCATATATATCATCTTCTTTAAATCTATCCAAATAGCGTATTTTTTCGACGCCATAAATATTATGCACATAAAATGCTTTTAAATCAAGTCCTGTATATAATTTGGCATTTGCAAAATCGAGATTTGCCCATACGTATTCCACACCTAATCCAAATGCTCCAATATTTAAGCTATGCTCATAAGCAATATTGACATTTGGAGGGATACCATAACGCTCTTTACCGGAGAAAAACATATAATCTAAAGCTGTAACAAATCTTATATCAGGATTACTATCAAAAAGAAATGTTGCTTTTGCCTGTATTCCCGGCTGTGCATTTTTAAAACTACCTCCGATAAATGCATCACCTTCAATTGCGGTAGGACCAATAGGCATTTTTGCTCTGTTTTCTCCTAAAATATTTGTTGTAATAATTCCGGCACCAAAATTAACTTTAGCACCTAATTGCGAAAAAGTATTTTTTGACAAAGCAAAAAATACAACGCTAATTAAGAGTATGAAATTTTTATAGTTTACCATTATGATTCCACTTGTAATATTTTTTTTGTTATAGACAAATAAATTGGTAAAATGTTTGATAATTACTCTAAAATTTCTTTTATACTGTAATTATTTTCATTTAAAAGCATGTGATTTTTCACCATCATTTCACCAATTAAACCCATCGAAATAAATTGAACACCAACAATTATTAAAGCTATTCCCAAAAGAGCAAGAGGTCTGTTGCTTAAATATGTATTTCCTGCAAACCATTCAATAGTGAGGTAAAGATTGATTATCAAACCAAGCAAAGTTAGCAGCATCCCACCGGCTCCAAAAAAATGAAGCGGACGCTTGAAGTATCTTGTTGTAAAAAGCACTGTAAGCAAATCTAAAAAACCGTAAACAAATCTCGATACACCAAATTTTGTTTTGCCATATCTTCTGGGATGATGTTGTACGGGAATTTCTGTAACCTTAAAACCTTCCCAATGAGCAAGCGCCGGAATATAACGGTGCATTTCACCGTAAATTTTTACGGTTTTAACAACTGATTTTTTATATGCTTTCAACCCGCAGTTAAAATCGTGCAGCTTAATTCCGCTTGCAACTGAAGTAACATAATTAAAAAGCTTACTCGGCATAGTTTTAGAAATCGGGTCATATCGTTTCTTTTTCCAGCCGGAAACTAAATCATAGCCATCATTTATTTTGCTTAAAAGATTTGGAATTTCAGAAGGGTCATCCTGTAAGTCGGCATCCATAGTAATAACAACTTTACCTTTTGCTTTTTGAAAAGCAACAGAGAGAGCAGCACTTTTCCCATAGTTTCGTCTAAATCTAATACACTTAAATCTTTTGTTCCTACGGTTAATTTGCTTTATCATATCATAAGAGCCATCTGTCGAACCATCATCAACAAAAATCACTTCATATCTGCCTTTAGCAGATTTTGCAAGTTCTTCTTCAAGTAGCAATGATAATTCGGGAAGTGAGTCCACTTCATTAAGCAGTGGAATTACAACACTGATTTCCGGCAAATTGCTTTCATGTGGCTTACCGGAATGTGATCTCGGACTTTGATTCGGACGATAATTGCTTTTTTCTGATGCTTTCAAAATTTGAGGAACATCTTTACTCGTAACTTTTTTCTTTATAGGTTTATTTTCAATCATTTTCAGACACTAATTTTTAACAAATGTGGATGTAGTAATACCACTTTTATTATAAATTCTAATACCATAAATTCCGCTTGACAGATGCTTTATATTAATCGTATTTTGATAAGGAATATCAAATAATGAATTACCAAGCATATCAACAATTTCTATTCTATCGCATTCAAAATCATTAGAAATATTCAACATATCATTTGCAGGATTTGGATAAACAGTAAAACTTTTCTTACTGTCTTCCCTAACTGAAGTTGTATTTAGATTATAATATACATGTATAAAAAGTTCGCGAATTTCATCATTATCCCATTCAAAAGAATCTGTTTCTTTCATATTATAATTAATTACAAACCCATTGAGTCTGTCTTTAATAAATATTGAATCAATAATCTTGGGAATAGAATTTTTATTCCAGTTTATTTGTATTTTCTTACCGTTCCCAAATCTGTAAATCATCTTGTGCCGAACATAATAGTAATCAAGTGTATCAGGATAATGCCTCAAATCTTTATTTGTCCAGATTCTATCATAATATTTCGAACCATCAGCTTCAACTTGTGTAGAATCAATAAACTCAAATGCAGTATAAAAACCTACAAAAGGAGCAGGAGGTAAATTCAATTCTCCTAAGTCAGGGTCCAGAACATCTGTTGCAAGTGGTGATATTCCAAAACTGTAATTATAAGGGGATTTGTGTCCTAAATCATTTTGGACATTTATGTTGATTTCCACCGGCTGGCGTGAGAAGACCGACACAAATGTCAAAAACAGAAATATAACTGTAAAACAAAAAAATCTCTTATTCATTTCAATCACTATTATATAAATAATATATTTTAATACTAAAACGGGCAACACGGCTTAACCTTGTTGCCCGTTTGAAAAAATCAACGACAAATTAATTATCTGATAACATTAATCTTAACAACAGAAGTCTTAGTGCCGGAAGTCAATCTTAAGATATAGCTGCCGGTATTAATATTCTTGAGAGAAATTGTTTCAGTATAATCGCCTTTAGTTCTGTATTCGTTAATGAAATCTGCAATTTCATTACCAAGAGCATCAAATAATTTAACACTTACAAAATCATTATCAGTGATGGTGAAATTGACATTTGTGAAATCATTTGCAGGAACAGGAAATGCAGTAAATGCAAATTCTTCACCAGCAACAGCTCTCTTCATCATTTTAACAGCACCAAATGGTAATTCATCAATTGTTACATTGCCATTAGTTCCGGCTTTGATAGTGCCATAAACCTGATTAGTAACAGGGTCAACGAATAAATAATCAGCATCAGCTTTTTCGATATTGAATGATACAGGATAAGTAACACCCTGAACTCTGATTACTGATTCATTATCATTTGTGAAGTAGCCGTTATTATTGAATCTAACATCGAACATATCTTCTGAGAATACAGGAGGTAATTCGAAGATTCCGGTATTAGCAGTTTGGTCATTGCTTACATAGATATCTTTTCTGTGCTGAGCATTGTCAAACATAGTAATTTTAGTTGAACGTTCAATCATATCAAGCTTGGTATTATTAGACATAGCTTGTTTATCTAGTTGGTAAGTAGGATTTAAACCATAAAAACCGTCACTTGAAGCTTTAATCCAATAACCAAGACCAGGTACCATATTACTTACTTCAAAGTAACCTAAATCAGTACGGTATCCGTAAACACCATATTGTTTAGTATATGCCAAGCTTGGAAGCTGGTTATCAGAAGTAGGATAGAATCTGATACCATCAATGCTTGTAATATTTGATAAAGCACCAATTAAATTCCAACCACCAAAGAATTGGTTGAACTGTGGATCCGGGAAGTCGCCTGCCCAAATTCTTACATTGTGTCTGTCTTTAGTAATAGAGTCAATAATGCTGCCTGCGAAACTAACATCAACTTGTGATGAATATTTCAAGAAGAAGCCTTCTCCAACTCTTAAGTTTGGTCTTTCCTGATACTGACTGTTAACAAATGCCCAAGGTACATTAATAGCATTCTTGTAAACTACATTGTGTACAGTGTTTGTTGGAGCAAGTGGCAATGAAAGAAGGTTCCAACCGCGTTTAATAATCGGGTCACCATTTTCATCTACAAAATCCATAGTAGTAGGAAGCGTATATTCAATTCTGAATGAAGTAACATTTCTGTCAGCAATTGTGATTGAACGTCTGAACTGGTCAATCTGAGTTGCAAATCTCATATCAGTAGCCTGAAGCGGAACACCGTTCACAACCTGGCGGATGAATAATTGAGCACCTTGAGGGAAATCATTAATATTCCATTCAACACTTATAGGATAAGCATTTGCAGGATTGAAGAAACGAGCTTCATAAATATGTGAATTCTGACCTTTAGGCATATTATATGCACGAATATCTCTTGAAACTGTTCTTGCAGCTGCAGCGTTAGGAGCTACATCACCAAAACCAAAAGGATATTGCGCAAGTAAGTCTGCTCTCAGTGGGAACCAACGAGCATCAAAGTTAGCTGTTGAAAGTGGAACATTATATGCTGCTTCACCATAAAGCAAGTCTATGCCATCAGTAGCGCGTGTACCTGTACCGAATACAAGTCTGCGTTCTTCACCACCGGCACCGGCAGAGTTTCTAACGATAATATTTATACCGCCGGGATTGCCCGGAGCTTTATTCCAATCAGGTTCGTAAGGATTCTTCATAAATAAGAAGAGTACTTTTACTCTGATAGGGCTAACTCTTGCATAGTCTGATTTAATCGTTACATATCCAATGTGAACACCATGAGGTTCGCCATCACCACGAGGAGGTAATTTAGTAGGATCGCACTGTAATCTGATATAAACATCACCATCATCATTAGTAGGTTTCATTACAGGGTCAAGCTCTTCACCAAGAATTGAATTATCAAGGTATTGAGCAAAACCATAACGTCTTTGATTTCTAGGGAAAGTAAGAGTTCTGTTTTCATTCAAATCGTCAACGTGCATCTCAAGCCATGCAGCATCAGTTTCAAACCAGATATTCTGAAGTCTTGATTTTGATGTACTGTTTGATATTTTCATTCTTGCTAAACCAAATTGCTCAGGTGAATTATCATCAACAAGAACAATAGTAGGTAATTCATACATTGTCGGTAATTCATTTCCAGATTGATCTTGTTCATATTGAATAATCGGGAAAGCATCATCAGTAACTGATGCTACACGAACA
This window of the Ignavibacteriota bacterium genome carries:
- a CDS encoding T9SS type A sorting domain-containing protein; its protein translation is MNKRFFCFTVIFLFLTFVSVFSRQPVEININVQNDLGHKSPYNYSFGISPLATDVLDPDLGELNLPPAPFVGFYTAFEFIDSTQVEADGSKYYDRIWTNKDLRHYPDTLDYYYVRHKMIYRFGNGKKIQINWNKNSIPKIIDSIFIKDRLNGFVINYNMKETDSFEWDNDEIRELFIHVYYNLNTTSVREDSKKSFTVYPNPANDMLNISNDFECDRIEIVDMLGNSLFDIPYQNTINIKHLSSGIYGIRIYNKSGITTSTFVKN
- the rlmD gene encoding 23S rRNA (uracil(1939)-C(5))-methyltransferase RlmD, whose amino-acid sequence is MSKFYNSPSVELDIESAGFEGVCISKYNEKVVFTKYTVPGDKVLAVIQKNRRRFNEAKVEKILEESPHRISPQCKHFGMCGGCSWQNVSYDKQLEIKSQNVIDLFQRIGGVDVGEYLPIVGAEKDFSYRNKMEFSFGASRWLSEDEINSGLPITDKDFAFGMHLPGRFDKIIDIKSCEIQQPYANEILNAVRLYSRDYGLNAYNVRTHNGFLRGLIIRHSKLTDEFTVILMTKTAYSDAEKKFIDWFSSDFAGLFTKVANVVHAINESKNPVGISSFEVIKGDGFLRENILDVEFKISPFSFFQTNSHQLNKFIKNIVDSANIKESDTVWDLFCGTGSITLPASKFAKKVIGIELVESSINDAIENALLNNLTNVEFYSADLNNKKIPMLLNQLDKPDVVIFDPPRAGMSPNLINHILEIEPPRLVYVSCNPATQARDVSLMSEKYSVVTIQPFDMFPQTYHIESIVVLQLKG
- a CDS encoding T9SS type A sorting domain-containing protein yields the protein MTAVESYSQFTRPVLPRLSLTGVANNYETDFYPDGRIWVPPSVSGAREFLMPVFITNNWYSYRNAQGAALYTVDPIRSFSFSVFYNEKAIRFIGVETVNSVFNDPGYEPLAQQFYIDAEDKLDDYYWYYINPNKWADTRDNLDGRRVTFNGTSMGLALPNTDLDVEEFKVLFYVRFRVMAERQEGQGGAGFNLIQTTPIYIDNRSVKYNDLDVAKQNSWLGFTDYDINNYQNLYSRPIIGNGRGRLDGDLFYPDTYLDGMNNAPTAEDDNLITLPGPLSDDGMYKAEPVYPGVITLKISDDIPSVRVASVTDDAFPIIQYEQDQSGNELPTMYELPTIVLVDDNSPEQFGLARMKISNSTSKSRLQNIWFETDAAWLEMHVDDLNENRTLTFPRNQRRYGFAQYLDNSILGEELDPVMKPTNDDGDVYIRLQCDPTKLPPRGDGEPHGVHIGYVTIKSDYARVSPIRVKVLFLFMKNPYEPDWNKAPGNPGGINIIVRNSAGAGGEERRLVFGTGTRATDGIDLLYGEAAYNVPLSTANFDARWFPLRADLLAQYPFGFGDVAPNAAAARTVSRDIRAYNMPKGQNSHIYEARFFNPANAYPISVEWNINDFPQGAQLFIRQVVNGVPLQATDMRFATQIDQFRRSITIADRNVTSFRIEYTLPTTMDFVDENGDPIIKRGWNLLSLPLAPTNTVHNVVYKNAINVPWAFVNSQYQERPNLRVGEGFFLKYSSQVDVSFAGSIIDSITKDRHNVRIWAGDFPDPQFNQFFGGWNLIGALSNITSIDGIRFYPTSDNQLPSLAYTKQYGVYGYRTDLGYFEVSNMVPGLGYWIKASSDGFYGLNPTYQLDKQAMSNNTKLDMIERSTKITMFDNAQHRKDIYVSNDQTANTGIFELPPVFSEDMFDVRFNNNGYFTNDNESVIRVQGVTYPVSFNIEKADADYLFVDPVTNQVYGTIKAGTNGNVTIDELPFGAVKMMKRAVAGEEFAFTAFPVPANDFTNVNFTITDNDFVSVKLFDALGNEIADFINEYRTKGDYTETISLKNINTGSYILRLTSGTKTSVVKINVIR
- a CDS encoding glycosyltransferase, which gives rise to MIENKPIKKKVTSKDVPQILKASEKSNYRPNQSPRSHSGKPHESNLPEISVVIPLLNEVDSLPELSLLLEEELAKSAKGRYEVIFVDDGSTDGSYDMIKQINRRNKRFKCIRFRRNYGKSAALSVAFQKAKGKVVITMDADLQDDPSEIPNLLSKINDGYDLVSGWKKKRYDPISKTMPSKLFNYVTSVASGIKLHDFNCGLKAYKKSVVKTVKIYGEMHRYIPALAHWEGFKVTEIPVQHHPRRYGKTKFGVSRFVYGFLDLLTVLFTTRYFKRPLHFFGAGGMLLTLLGLIINLYLTIEWFAGNTYLSNRPLALLGIALIIVGVQFISMGLIGEMMVKNHMLLNENNYSIKEILE
- a CDS encoding glycosyltransferase family 9 protein; the protein is MKLYKSDCRHFVGTVPCKPHKQFGKHCYNCDDYTPTDGIILIIKLGAIGDVIRTTPLIHKIKKEYPDKKIWWLTYSPDIVPSVVDSVFSYNAENIEILKSTEFDIAINLDKDLQAGAILKAVTAQTKYGFTIHNGVPAPVNKLADDKFITGLFDDVNQANKLSYLQEIFNICGWQFEGEEYILDCDNSINWEFYNNGKKVVGLNTGCGARWISRLWSDDNWIELIERLQAEGYFPLLLGGSQEDDKNKYFAEKTGASYLGYFSLSVFISLMNKCDAVVSAVTMGMHIAVGLKKPLILMNNIFNPSEFELYGRGEIVQPAVPCKCFFSPKCKNDDYFCMDHLSVDSIFNAVVKSLS